From the genome of Triticum aestivum cultivar Chinese Spring chromosome 3B, IWGSC CS RefSeq v2.1, whole genome shotgun sequence, one region includes:
- the LOC123070164 gene encoding uncharacterized protein, with translation MDKTSHGLGFGDSINSLNTCHYQSSVQHTAQHRGTTLDSTSYSSFSFTNTKALKRKWGTMAGAEGTGDALLTLGLGRSPSSSDNSKVSSATACAMSPCSLKEADEESSVDLSLNFELSLGNDVAHFQRKSSAGLVAKSPKLDLQLSLSTGSPESAVTCTNMVSPNIHDGLDIPVTYSLPAIIGNGSAPSSWGFEHSVISSSYASEATYAFPFSKIPRQENGTLSSPVISSTLPASVKSSVACTSVVTNPQQRNLNTKTCQFPGCGKGARGASGHCIAHGGGRRCQKPGCQKGAEGRTIYCKAHGGGRRCEFLGCTKSAEGRTDHCIAHGGGRRCSNDGCSRAARGRSGLCIRHGGGKRCQQDKCTKSAEGHSGLCISHGGGRRCQFPECAKGAQGSTKFCKAHGGGKRCTFLGCTKGAEGSTPYCKGHGGGKRCLFEGGGVCPKSVHGGTQYCVAHGGGKRCAISDCTKSARGRTEYCVRHGGGKRCRFDGCVKSAQGSTDFCKAHGGGKRCSWGLPDSSFGIGTEQCDKFARSKTGLCSAHTALVQDHCVHGGGTLGPVIHHFATDVKPDEMEVAAAVKVDPVSMQSEPPLPEGRVHGGGLLALLSRGGNHTGPVGNSENGASVMMAWM, from the coding sequence ATGGACAAAACTTCTCATGGCCTTGGATTTGGTGATAGCATCAACTCGTTAAACACTTGTCATTACCAGAGCTCAGTCCAACATACTGCTCAGCATAGAGGCACTACACTTGATTCCACATCATACTCCAGCTTTTCATTCACTAACACAAAAGCCCTGAAAAGGAAGTGGGGTACTATGGCGGGAGCAGAAGGTACTGGGGATGCATTACTCACTCTGGGTTTAGGCCGTTCACCAAGTTCATCTGACAATAGCAAAGTAAGCTCTGCCACAGCTTGTGCAATGTCTCCGTGCTCGCTAAAGGAGGCTGATGAGGAGTCATCTGTTGATCTTAGCTTGAATTTTGAGCTTTCCCTTGGCAATGATGTTGCACACTTCCAAAGGAAATCCTCTGCTGGTTTGGTGGCCAAATCTCCTAAACTGGATCTTCAGTTGAGTTTATCCACTGGCTCACCTGAATCTGCTGTCACTTGTACAAATATGGTGTCACCAAATATTCATGATGGCTTGGACATACCAGTGACCTATTCATTACCAGCCATTATAGGGAATGGGTCAGCACCGTCTAGTTGGGGTTTTGAGCACTCTGTGATTTCATCATCATATGCGTCTGAAGCAACATATGCCTTCCCATTTTCGAAGATACCCAGACAAGAGAATGGTACTTTGTCTTCGCCAGTCATATCGTCAACTCTGCCAGCAAGTGTGAAGAGCTCGGTTGCCTGTACTTCGGTGGTAACTAACCCTCAGCAGCGCAATCTTAACACTAAAACCTGCCAGTTCCCTGGATGTGGGAAAGGGGCAAGAGGTGCATCAGGGCATTGCATAGCCCATGGTGGTGGTAGGCGATGCCAGAAACCTGGTTGCCAGAAGGGTGCTGAAGGAAGGACCATATATTGCAAGGCCCATGGCGGAGGGAGGAGATGCGAGTTTCTTGGATGTACAAAGAGCGCTGAAGGGCGCACCGACCACTGCATTGCCCATGGTGGTGGCCGCCGGTGCAGTAATGATGGCTGCTCCCGTGCTGCCCGAGGAAGATCTGGCTTATGCATCAGGCATGGAGGTGGAAAAAGGTGTCAGCAAGACAAGTGCACCAAGAGCGCAGAAGGTCATTCTGGCCTCTGCATCTCTCATGGGGGTGGGAGGCGTTGCCAATTTCCAGAATGTGCAAAGGGTGCACAGGGAAGCACAAAGTTCTGCAAGGCGCACGGTGGAGGCAAGCGCTGCACTTTCTTGGGCTGTACCAAAGGAGCTGAAGGCAGCACCCCTTACTGCAAGGGCCACGGAGGAGGCAAGCGCTGCTTGTTTGAGGGTGGTGGAGTGTGCCCCAAGAGCGTGCATGGCGGGACGCAGTACTGTGTTGCGCACGGTGGTGGGAAGAGGTGCGCTATTTCTGATTGCACCAAGAGTGCTAGAGGGCGGACGGAGTACTGTGTGCGCCATGGTGGTGGCAAGAGATGCAGGTTCGACGGCTGTGTGAAGAGTGCGCAGGGGAGCACTGATTTCTGCAAGGCGCACGGGGGAGGCAAGCGCTGCTCATGGGGCCTGCCGGACTCGAGCTTCGGTATTGGCACAGAGCAGTGTGATAAATTTGCTCGCAGCAAGACTGGCCTCTGTTCAGCTCACACCGCTCTAGTCCAGGACCACTGTGTTCATGGTGGTGGTACATTAGGCCCTGTGATCCACCACTTCGCCACAGATGTTAAACCCGACGAGATGGAAGTTGCTGCAGCAGTGAAGGTTGATCCTGTTTCGATGCAGTCGGAGCCTCCATTGCCGGAGGGCAGGGTGCATGGCGGCGGGCTGCTGGCGCTGCTTTCTCGCGGCGGAAACCACACAGGCCCTGTTGGTAACTCGGAGAACGGCGCTTCTGTCATGATGGCGTGGATGTGA